A genomic region of Eucalyptus grandis isolate ANBG69807.140 chromosome 5, ASM1654582v1, whole genome shotgun sequence contains the following coding sequences:
- the LOC120293271 gene encoding receptor-like protein 56 isoform X3, whose translation MKKKALWALVVIWGITCGSRGCWEQERVALLALNATFDLIYRVDTGGSYFNCCSWEGVECNPTTGRVTHLMLFSSRYYLSGFKTWYLNASLLLPFEELKSLDLFNNHLTGWIAPEEPNLLSSRLSKLEELDLSYNSLDNSILSILGTIPSLRRLSLGYNNLNGTLHVNEPNLLSSRLSKLEELDLNGGFNNLMELDISGNAIDAVATFEGIKNLSHLENLYLDYVHLKHVGTVVQALGALSSLRILSLQHNTIEGTITTQDFHNLISWNNSSWMVLHSTQA comes from the exons atgaaaaagaaagcattgtGGGCGCTTGTGGTGATTTGGGGTATCACATGTGGTTCTCGTGGGTGTTGGGAACAAGAAAGGGTTGCACTCTTAGCGCTCAATGCCACATTTGACCTGATATATAGGGTGGACACCGGGGGATCATATTTCAACTGTTGTAGCTGGGAAGGTGTTGAGTGCAATCCCACCACAGGGCGAGTCACTCATCTAATGCTCTTCTCTTCGAGATATTACCTTTCCGGCTTCAAAACTTGGTACCTAAACGCTTCTCTACTTCTTCCCTTTGAAGAACTCAAGAGCCTTGACTTGTTCAACAACCATTTAACAGGGTGGATTGCACCGGAAG AACCAAATCTGCTATCTTCAAGGCTGAGCAAACTAGAGGAACTTGACTTGAGTTATAACTCTCTGGATAATTCTATTCTATCCATTCTCGGTACAATTCCATCTCTTCGACGTCTGTCCCTCGGTTACAACAATTTGAACGGGACTTTACATGTGAATG AACCAAACCTGCTATCTTCAAGGCTGAGCAAACTAGAGGAACTTGACTTGAATG GTggtttcaataatttgatggaGCTAGACATAAGTGGTAACGCTATCGATGCAGTGGCTACTTTTGAAG GCATCAAAAACTTGAGCCACTTAGAGAATCTCTACCTAGATTATGTCCACTTGAAGCATGTGGGGACCGTCGTGCAAGCATTAGGGGCACTGTCATCTCTAAGGATCCTTTCTCTCCAACATAATACAATAGAAGGAACAATTACTACTCAAG ATTTCCATAACTTGATAAGTTGGAACAACTCATCTTGGATGGTTCTTCATTCAACCCAAGCATAG
- the LOC120293522 gene encoding uncharacterized protein LOC120293522 has protein sequence MERITFVLRLLQGGCYPEIALHLWLELLEGVVAYHSGHVNKSRKALTSAQEKFLMLQVPDESLSLVMSMGFKECNARRALRMTNQDVGSAVDFLIEEKAKKLQKREGDIKRRKELRGVSYCPYILSTYTYKFLWVA, from the exons ATGGAAAGGATTACTTTCGTGTTAAGACTCCTTCAAGGAGGTTGCTATCCAGAGATTGCTTT GCATTTGTGGTTAGAGCTGTTGGAAGGAGTGGTAGCTTATCACAGTGGTCATGTCAATAAGTCACGAAAAGCATTGACATCTGCACAAGAAAAGTTCCTCATG CTGCAGGTGCCAGATGAATCTTTATCACTAGTCATGAGCATGGGCTTCAAGGAGTGTAATGCCAGGAGGGCACTTCGTATGACCAACCAAGATGTTGGGAGTGCTGTTGATTTTCTAATCgaggaaaaggctaagaaaTTACAGAAACGTGAGGGGGATATAAAGCGAAGAAAGGAGCTCAGGGGTGTTTCATATTGCCCCTATATCTTGTCTACTTATACCTACAAATTTCTATGGGTAGCATaa
- the LOC120293271 gene encoding receptor-like protein 15 isoform X2 yields MIDLSENNLFGPLPSCLGPMNLSKDYIDKVTSSSDIGSVIALWSPWSYVRRNKPNTDFHFVYHKEVEEKFQAPHTVGFTTKGRFDSYKGYTLLKMVGLDFSCNQFSGEIPSEIAISQEMLVLNLSHNKLIGRIPMSLSSLTKIESIDLSYNNLIGSIPEELTQLNSLEVFNVSYNNLSGAIPNKYQFGAFDESSYYGNHLLCGLPLSKKCSTTINDNCSTTKSRVSTKEDGFIDKETFYISFGVSYTMVGLVIPIVLFINPQWRHGWFHYVELVINTCQSLFITCYYFVQDGFRKLFRGQTF; encoded by the coding sequence ATGATCGATCTTTCTGAAAACAATCTGTTTGGCCCATTACCTAGTTGCTTGGGACCCATGAATTTATCCAAAGATTACATTGATAAGGTAACTTCATCATCGGACATTGGATCTGTAATTGCATTATGGTCACCTTGGTCTTATGTGAGGAGAAATAAACCCAATACTGACTTTCATTTTGTCTATCATaaagaagtggaagaaaaatttcaagctCCACATACTGTTGGGTTCACAACGAAAGGAAGGTTTGATTCTTACAAAGGCTACACGCTTCTTAAAATGGTGGGACTCGATTTTTCTTGCAACCAGTTCAGTGGCGAGATCCCATCGGAGATAGCAATCTCACAAGAAATGCTTGTGCTGAACCTGTCACATAACAAGCTTATAGGACGTATACCAATGTCATTGTCGAGCCTCACGAAGATAGAGAGCATTGACCTTTCCTACAACAACTTGATTGGTTCTATCCCTGAAGAGCTTACTCAGTTGAATTCCCTAGAAGTCTTCAATGTGTCTTACAACAACTTGTCAGGAGCCATACCAAACAAATATCAATTTGGGGCATTCGATGAAAGCAGTTACTATGGAAACCATCTTCTATGTGGATTGCCGTTGAGTAAGAAGTGCTCGACAACCATTAACGATAATTGCTCAACAACAAAATCACGCGTGTCAACTAAAGAAGATGGTTTCATAGACAAAGAGACATTCTATATCAGCTTCGGAGTGTCATACACGATGGTTGGACTGGTAATTCCAATTGTTCTATTCATCAACCCCCAATGGCGACATGGATGGTTTCACTATGTGGAACTGGTTATCAACACATGTCAGAGCTTGTTCATCACATGTTACTATTTTGTGCAGGACGGTTTTCGAAAATTGTTCAGAGGCCAAACATTTTAA
- the LOC120293271 gene encoding receptor-like protein 15 isoform X1, which translates to MKKKALWALVVIWGITCGSRGCWEQERVALLALNATFDLIYRVDTGGSYFNCCSWEGVECNPTTGRVTHLMLFSSRYYLSGFKTWYLNASLLLPFEELKSLDLFNNHLTGWIAPEEPNLLSSRLSKLEELDLSYNSLDNSILSILGTIPSLRRLSLGYNNLNGTLHVNEPNLLSSRLSKLEELDLNGNSLDNSILSILATIPSLRCLSLRNSNLSGTLHVNGGFNNLMELDISGNAIDAVATFEGIKNLSHLENLYLDYVHLKHVGTVVQALGALSSLRILSLQHNTIEGTITTQDFHNLISWNNSSWMVLHSTQA; encoded by the exons atgaaaaagaaagcattgtGGGCGCTTGTGGTGATTTGGGGTATCACATGTGGTTCTCGTGGGTGTTGGGAACAAGAAAGGGTTGCACTCTTAGCGCTCAATGCCACATTTGACCTGATATATAGGGTGGACACCGGGGGATCATATTTCAACTGTTGTAGCTGGGAAGGTGTTGAGTGCAATCCCACCACAGGGCGAGTCACTCATCTAATGCTCTTCTCTTCGAGATATTACCTTTCCGGCTTCAAAACTTGGTACCTAAACGCTTCTCTACTTCTTCCCTTTGAAGAACTCAAGAGCCTTGACTTGTTCAACAACCATTTAACAGGGTGGATTGCACCGGAAG AACCAAATCTGCTATCTTCAAGGCTGAGCAAACTAGAGGAACTTGACTTGAGTTATAACTCTCTGGATAATTCTATTCTATCCATTCTCGGTACAATTCCATCTCTTCGACGTCTGTCCCTCGGTTACAACAATTTGAACGGGACTTTACATGTGAATG AACCAAACCTGCTATCTTCAAGGCTGAGCAAACTAGAGGAACTTGACTTGAATGGTAACTCTCTGGATAATTCTATTCTATCCATTCTTGCTACAATTCCATCTCTTCGGTGTCTATCCCTTAGAAACAGCAATTTGAGCGGGACTTTACATGTGAATG GTggtttcaataatttgatggaGCTAGACATAAGTGGTAACGCTATCGATGCAGTGGCTACTTTTGAAG GCATCAAAAACTTGAGCCACTTAGAGAATCTCTACCTAGATTATGTCCACTTGAAGCATGTGGGGACCGTCGTGCAAGCATTAGGGGCACTGTCATCTCTAAGGATCCTTTCTCTCCAACATAATACAATAGAAGGAACAATTACTACTCAAG ATTTCCATAACTTGATAAGTTGGAACAACTCATCTTGGATGGTTCTTCATTCAACCCAAGCATAG